In the Diospyros lotus cultivar Yz01 chromosome 13, ASM1463336v1, whole genome shotgun sequence genome, aataataataagccaAAGCATGCGGCCATGGTTTTTTGGGGTAATTGCAAGAaaggaaccaaaaaaaaaaagatgtggTAAAGATGGTATACAGCTGCATATTTAGAATTAAGAAAATGCTAATATTGTATAGTTTAAACTAATGTATTGGGCATCTTCCAGATTTCTTCAACTGGAACAAAGTAAAAATACGCTATTGTGATGGTGCATCTTTAGCTGGGCACCATGAAAGTGAGTTTAAGGCAAGTGGAATAATGTTTCTCATCTTGGTTAGAGATTATGCAATTCTATACTATGCATATTGTACGTGTACATGCAGAAGTTCTtgtctctgtgtgtgtgtgtgtgtgtgagagagagagagagagagagagatctagTGGCTTTTGAGTAATTGTGCATCTCTTGATATTTTGCTAACAGAACAGAACGCAACTCTTCTTCAGAGGTCAGCTTATCTGGGAAGCACTTATGAATGATCTCTTATCAATTGGATTGTCCAGTGCTAGACAGGTCAGTTCTGTAATTCATAttcattttttctcattttactGGTATGCAGTGTGAATCTTGTTCTGATTATGGATAAACTCTTGTCAGTTGCCCTATCTAATGTTGGATATGTTTCCTTGactttgttataatttttctcttttttaagaTATATGATAAATTTTTCATGATCATATTTTTTGAGATTCGGGATACTTTACTCCTTATTCACTAGACAATATTAGTGGAAGCATGATGGAAATTTTCTTCCACTCCTTATTCTGATGGGCTAAGAATTGGCATCATGACTGAAGTTTCTTCATCACATTTATGCAAGGATTGTATGGGGTTTAACCCCTCTAAGGTGCTTCCTTTTGCGGAAATGATATACTGATTGAACACATCAAAATGTCCCGTGTCATTTGGATGCTGaatatttcatttcatattttgaaatttacagTGGTTTTATGTCCAAACAAATCTTGAATTTGTTCCTGTCATTAAAGTGGGTGAAGTTGTTGCTCTTCTTTTTTGCCCTTTCCTGCAACTGTTCATGAACTAATTTAGGTGAAGGCCTCTCTATCTCAAATCTCTGTTAATAGGCCTTATGTGGTAAAGTTCTTGTAGAAATGGATACAATGGATCCATTGTTTATGGGATCTCATCCCACAAATTGAGGAAACATGTATCTATGTTTCATGGGTTACATGTTTCCATTGTTTTATGGGTTTtacttttctatctttttgtgTATATAAGATTTTGTATGTAGATTAGATTGTGTGGAGATATCATTGTATTCAATATTGTCTTGGTTTGTTATTGGTTTGTTATAGTTCTGTTTGCATGAAATGTGAATGTATTAATAATTGACAGATTTTTCGAGGGGTAGCTTTCTTGTTCAATTTGGGAAAATTGTTGGCACCCCTCAGATTCGCATTTCTTGGTTTTAACTGATGCATTTGATAATACACAGGCACTTCTTTCAGGATGTTCTGCGGGAGGGTTGGCAACTCTTATACACTGCGATAATTTCCGAGAAATTTTGCCTAACAATGCCACTGTCAAATGTCTTGCTGATGCTGGTTTCTTTCTTAATGAGTACGATCTTGTGCCTGTTCACTTTTCAATACACCCCCTGTTTCGCATCTCTCTTTTGAGGAGTTTCAGATTTCAGATTTTTCTAAGATAATACTTTTCAGTTTcagatttttctaaaaaaaattaagatttttgttGGTATTTACTGTTAATTGGCTTCTAATCCATATACCTGAGATCAGAGTGAAATTCTGGCTGTAAATTTCATTACAAGTTCTTACTCTGATCTCCTGGCTGTAAATTTCATTATAAGTTCTCaacgtgttcttttttttttttcaccatattattaatttgaccATGTTTCTGTGTCCTGTCCTTAAACTTCTACCTCAATGGTTTTGGCCACTCATGCAGTAGACATCTAAGCTAGTTAGGTGTAGAATAGACTACTTGTAACTCAAGATGGTCATTATTCTCCAACTTCGATGTTGGGCAAAGTGCAGACTTCCACCATAATGAACCCATTTCCCATACAATGAAGAAGACCTTTTTGACCAATTTACTTGGATGAAAATTTTGATGCATAACCCATGACGTGTGACAAATACTAGTGGTAACCAATGTTGTCATACAAAGCTTATCTTTATCATGAGCGGATTCCTGAAATTTGTTGGCATGTTCATTGTCCACATGATTTCCCAGAAATGCAACAGGACCAATCTATATGAAATGTCAAAGACCTTGATTTCTAAGACCTTGTCTGTAGGACTAGGATCTGTAAGAAACTACGCCCTGGATTAGGAAGAGCTTGTTTTCCCTATATGATTTGCGTGTTCAGCCTCTGAGCTTGAGATATGACTTCATTTTGGATACATTTTCTCCATTTCAGGAAAGATATTGCTGGACATCACACAATAGAATCTTTTTATCAAGATGTTGTCAGTCTCCAGGTTGTAACTCGGCATTACACTTTTTTTGGTTTAGTTATACATCTTGTCTATGGTTGTATTTTATACCCGCATTTTGATACAGCATCCTCTTTAAAAGTTAAAGCAGCAAATATTGCGTTAGCTTGTACAGGAGAATTAGCCTCATATTCTTTATtacttttatcttatttattatttattttttgtgagaaTATATGACATTAATAGCTGAAATTTATGGATTTATAATGTTATTTATGGAGTGTCTCATAGCCCTATCTAAGGTGACTCTACCCACTATCTGTGAATAAAGGCATGATTTTGTCTGTACTCCCTCCTTGTTCCTTGtacttggccaaaaaaaaaaaaaacagatacAAATGACTGGTCAAATTTGTCTGCgttgcttttgtttttattcttttaacctttgaatttgtttttgacaATCTTTGGTATCAATAGAATTTATGTTCCATCAGTATAGCTAATAGTTCATGCTTATCTATAATGGTGTCAGGGTGTTGCTAAAAGTCTGGACAAGGATTGTGTTGCTCGGATGAAACCATCTAAGGTGTGTTTTCTGtgtaacaaaatattttttcaagttGGTGACGTTCATTATATAAGATGCTTTCCTCTTTTACAGCTCAACCTTATTGCCTAATTAGCAGTCACTGTTATTTGTTAACTCCAATGCCAGTGTTTTTTCCCTCAAGAATTTATTAACAACATAAGGACCCCGGTTTTCCTTGTCCACCCAGCTTATGATTTTTGGCAGGTGCCTTTCACAAATGACTTCTTCCAATTTTTTCGTTCTGTTCTTGTTAAATTTTGTCACCCTCATGTACCTCTTATTAGTGATATGATTTTCAgataaaaaacatttttgtacCCATTGCAtctgatcctcatggcaactgGTTCAAATGCAAGCTTAATATTCGTAATTGTGATCGGAGTCAGATTGAAGTGCTAGAAGGTATATTTCCTCACTATAACAGCTTGATAGTGGTTTTATCATGTGAACCTTGGCTATTTAGTCATGGCCATCCATAAATTGCCTTTGTTGCTCCAGGAGGACTAGTTTTAGCAATGTGCCATTTTGTAATTGACTTATCTATCACTTGATGTAAGATAGTTTATAGCTGAGATCATGGGAAAGCAATCCAACTCTTGAGTGGGAAGACGCCTTTCTAGGCAATGATTGACCTTACAGAAATACATTATATTCCATGCGCAGcaatgtttaattattttttttttcaatctttccAAATTTTGTTATGATTCACTGACTGGAGTTCTCATATAGGTTACCGTAACTCATTGCTTAAGACGCTGAGTGAATTCCAGCAAAACAAGGAGGGAGGATTGTTCATTAATTCTTGCTATATTCATTGTCAAACATGGATGGCTGAGACATGGCATTCTCCTAGTTCTCCTAGAGTTGACAATAAGGTAGGTTTTTATCATGGAATCATCTGATGGAATACTAAATTCCTGATAAAGATATAACTCGTGAATGTCATCTTTTccctaataattttttcatcatATCATTCTCTTCTGTGCCGAGCCCACCAAATGGGATTAATTGTGATTGTTGTTATATCATTCCCTTTCGTACATAAGATATAATAACCTTATAGAATATATAGCCTTTGTTAGATATGATTGGAGAACTAGGGTTCGTGTAGCAAACttcacctagtgggattaaagcttgacATATTGTCATTTTGTATCCTTCCCTTTTGTGTCCAAATATGTTGGTGCAAATtgttgtgctctctctctctctctctctacgtTCAGAATGCATGGATGTTTTATGAGGCAGCTTGTATGGTTTTCCTCTCTCAACCCACTAATTACTACTTTAGAGTTAGTTAACATGCAATATTGAAAAGCTCAAAAATCtatggtctctctctctctctctctctgctacTGAGCCATTCTTCTTGTTAGTTTGAATACTGTCGCCGCCTAAGGCTGTTGAAATCTGctgcttcttttcttctttatgttTGCATAATCGTATGGCAGACTGACTGCACT is a window encoding:
- the LOC127788946 gene encoding pectin acetylesterase 5-like isoform X2; its protein translation is MVNQRVIRRLLRWRKWAKRDWAIAASAAGFAVIIFSLSLIFGSWTKRSSGHHPPDPLWVHLSLSENAKSRGAACLDGSLPGYHFQKGFGSGSNNWVVHIEGGGWCDSIEACSSRKRTPLGSSRYMEDEVKFTGIFSQELLENPDFFNWNKVKIRYCDGASLAGHHESEFKNRTQLFFRGQLIWEALMNDLLSIGLSSARQALLSGCSAGGLATLIHCDNFREILPNNATVKCLADAGFFLNEKDIAGHHTIESFYQDVVSLQGVAKSLDKDCVARMKPSKIKNIFVPIASDPHGNWFKCKLNIRNCDRSQIEVLEGYRNSLLKTLSEFQQNKEGGLFINSCYIHCQTWMAETWHSPSSPRVDNKTIAEAVGDWYFNRNISKHIDCPYPCNPTCYNMDFTGHR
- the LOC127788946 gene encoding pectin acetylesterase 5-like isoform X1, encoding MVNQRVIRRLLRWRKWAKRDWAIAASAAGFAVIIFSLSLIFGSWTKRSSGHHPPDPLWVHLSLSENAKSRGAACLDGSLPGYHFQKGFGSGSNNWVVHIEGGGWCDSIEACSSRKRTPLGSSRYMEDEVKFTGIFSQELLENPDFFNWNKVKIRYCDGASLAGHHESEFKNRTQLFFRGQLIWEALMNDLLSIGLSSARQALLSGCSAGGLATLIHCDNFREILPNNATVKCLADAGFFLNEKDIAGHHTIESFYQDVVSLQGVAKSLDKDCVARMKPSKCFFPQEFINNIRTPVFLVHPAYDFWQIKNIFVPIASDPHGNWFKCKLNIRNCDRSQIEVLEGYRNSLLKTLSEFQQNKEGGLFINSCYIHCQTWMAETWHSPSSPRVDNKTIAEAVGDWYFNRNISKHIDCPYPCNPTCYNMDFTGHR